Proteins from one bacterium genomic window:
- a CDS encoding GNAT family N-acetyltransferase: protein MAGVVYAPLKAAEAWAFSALTFPVLRSLLLPLSPEAVAIAAWVDGEPAGLALAVHDRESDRAELCSLFVRQAYRGRGLAGGLLDRLDDALQAAGVRELVAVYMTGKPSIPVLEHLLAQRGWEAPERRMLVLRASYDTMARAPWVAKAGLDDSFSICAWGEVTPDEREALRRSQAETSWIAPDLIPFDFEEGCHAPTSVALRREGEVVGWLITHLIGGVLRYTCSYVHPTLQRRGRILPLYAEVMRRAHEMGIDQGMWTVPVHHPAMAAFAERWMAPYADACDETRGTRKGL, encoded by the coding sequence GTGGCGGGGGTCGTCTACGCCCCGTTGAAGGCGGCGGAGGCCTGGGCCTTTTCGGCCCTCACTTTCCCGGTCTTGCGGTCCCTCTTGCTGCCTCTTTCACCCGAGGCCGTCGCGATCGCCGCCTGGGTCGACGGGGAGCCGGCGGGTCTCGCCTTGGCCGTCCATGATCGGGAGAGCGATCGCGCCGAGCTGTGCTCGCTCTTCGTTCGACAGGCCTATCGCGGGCGCGGCCTGGCCGGAGGCTTGCTCGATCGCCTCGATGATGCCCTGCAGGCGGCCGGCGTGCGGGAGCTGGTCGCCGTCTACATGACGGGCAAGCCCTCGATTCCTGTCCTCGAACACCTGCTCGCGCAGCGCGGTTGGGAGGCCCCCGAGCGACGGATGCTGGTGCTCAGGGCCAGCTACGACACCATGGCGCGGGCGCCGTGGGTCGCGAAGGCAGGCCTGGACGACAGCTTCTCGATCTGCGCCTGGGGCGAGGTTACGCCTGACGAGCGCGAGGCCTTGCGGCGTAGCCAGGCTGAGACTTCCTGGATCGCGCCGGATCTCATCCCCTTCGACTTCGAAGAGGGCTGCCATGCCCCGACCAGCGTGGCCCTGCGCCGGGAGGGCGAGGTGGTCGGCTGGCTCATCACCCACCTGATCGGCGGCGTGCTGCGCTACACCTGTAGCTACGTCCACCCGACCCTCCAGCGCCGGGGGCGCATCCTGCCCCTCTACGCCGAGGTGATGCGCCGGGCCCACGAGATGGGCATCGATCAGGGGATGTGGACCGTGCCCGTGCACCATCCGGCCATGGCTGCTTTCGCCGAGCGCTGGATGGCACCTTACGCCGATGCCTGCGACGAGACGCGCGGCACCCGGAAGGGATTGTGA
- a CDS encoding cyclic nucleotide-binding domain-containing protein, translating to MKKVLFILGELSDSDVDWLVEAGNREAVAPGRVLIREASAIDHVYVILEGRFAVSVAALQGKEVAQLGCGEIVGEMSLVDQRPPSATVTALESGLVLSVPRREIERKLAQDMAFSARFYRALTVFLSDRLRSTVSRLGYGQSGPMDQETEYEDELDMGVLDKAALAGARFDWLLKRMKGA from the coding sequence GTGAAGAAAGTCCTCTTCATCCTCGGCGAACTCAGCGACTCGGACGTGGACTGGCTCGTAGAGGCAGGTAACCGGGAGGCCGTTGCGCCGGGGCGGGTCCTCATCCGCGAGGCGAGCGCCATCGACCATGTGTACGTGATCCTCGAAGGCCGCTTTGCGGTCTCGGTCGCGGCCCTGCAGGGCAAGGAAGTCGCACAGCTCGGTTGCGGCGAGATCGTGGGCGAGATGTCGCTGGTGGACCAGCGTCCGCCGAGCGCCACGGTGACGGCCCTGGAATCCGGCCTGGTGCTCTCGGTGCCCCGCCGCGAGATCGAGCGCAAGCTCGCCCAGGACATGGCCTTCTCTGCACGCTTCTACCGGGCGCTGACGGTCTTTCTCTCGGATCGCCTGCGCAGCACCGTCAGCCGGCTCGGCTATGGCCAGAGTGGCCCCATGGACCAGGAGACCGAGTACGAGGACGAGCTCGACATGGGCGTGCTGGATAAGGCGGCGCTTGCGGGCGCGCGCTTCGACTGGCTCCTCAAGCGGATGAAGGGGGCCTGA
- a CDS encoding NHLP bacteriocin system secretion protein, translating to MSSPQDRLFRKEALERLSSPERLDLLMQVVSPKGWVALACLGGGIVLLVLWSILGRLPVTVNAKGVIVRPHEVVSLQSTGGGRIRELRVKPGDTVKAGDVLAVVEQPELVEQLNQQRARLAELERQQAAIANLQASFADQTLRTIAQQRENVLQLIREAQSLDPVLSQRLAENRRLNQLHAVPVDAALAAEQAFLQNRNRIAELEAQLKELEGKKTSVAQQRLEAEVQRDHQLREMRASGAVLEVQLAQQGRVISQRAGRILEVAVAVGDVIGPGMRIASLARSEAEASLMGVTYFPVSDGKKVRPGMRLQLTPDTVKRERFGGIMGRVVSVSSFPVTEQGLVNTLGNAELARAFAGAGPLIEVVSELERDPANQSGFKWSSSHGPALAVTTGTTGAARVTVEEVPPIVLAFAILRSSSGLY from the coding sequence ATGTCGTCGCCCCAGGATCGCCTGTTTCGCAAAGAGGCCCTGGAGCGCCTCTCGTCGCCCGAGCGGCTGGATCTCCTGATGCAGGTCGTCAGCCCCAAGGGCTGGGTCGCCCTCGCCTGCCTGGGTGGCGGGATCGTTCTGTTGGTCCTGTGGAGCATCCTCGGGCGTTTGCCGGTGACGGTCAACGCCAAGGGCGTGATCGTCCGTCCTCACGAGGTCGTGTCGTTGCAGTCTACCGGCGGCGGTCGGATTCGCGAGCTGAGGGTGAAGCCCGGGGACACGGTGAAGGCGGGCGACGTGCTCGCCGTCGTCGAGCAGCCGGAGCTCGTCGAGCAGCTCAATCAGCAGCGCGCCCGGCTCGCCGAGCTGGAGCGTCAGCAGGCGGCCATCGCAAATCTTCAGGCGAGCTTCGCCGACCAGACCCTGCGCACCATCGCCCAGCAGCGCGAGAACGTGCTGCAGCTGATCCGCGAGGCCCAGTCGCTGGACCCGGTGCTTTCGCAGCGCCTTGCCGAGAACCGTCGCCTCAACCAGTTGCACGCGGTGCCCGTGGATGCGGCCCTCGCCGCCGAGCAGGCTTTTCTCCAGAACCGCAACCGCATCGCCGAGCTCGAAGCCCAGCTCAAGGAGCTGGAGGGCAAGAAGACCTCGGTCGCCCAGCAGCGCCTCGAGGCCGAGGTACAGCGCGATCACCAGCTGCGCGAGATGCGCGCGAGCGGCGCGGTCCTCGAGGTCCAGCTCGCCCAGCAGGGCCGGGTCATCAGCCAGCGCGCGGGCCGGATCCTCGAAGTGGCGGTCGCCGTGGGTGATGTGATCGGCCCGGGTATGCGGATTGCGAGCCTCGCGCGCAGCGAGGCGGAGGCCAGCCTGATGGGGGTGACCTACTTCCCCGTCAGCGACGGCAAGAAGGTGCGGCCCGGCATGCGCCTCCAGCTGACGCCCGACACGGTCAAGCGCGAGCGCTTCGGCGGGATCATGGGCCGGGTCGTCTCGGTCTCGTCCTTCCCTGTTACCGAGCAGGGGCTGGTCAACACCCTCGGCAACGCCGAGCTCGCCCGCGCCTTCGCAGGGGCCGGCCCCTTGATCGAGGTGGTCTCCGAGCTGGAGCGGGATCCGGCCAACCAGAGCGGCTTCAAGTGGTCCTCGTCGCACGGTCCGGCGCTCGCCGTTACCACCGGCACCACGGGAGCGGCCCGCGTGACGGTCGAAGAGGTGCCGCCCATCGTTTTGGCCTTCGCGATCCTGAGGTCGAGCAGTGGCCTCTATTAA
- a CDS encoding NHLP family bacteriocin export ABC transporter peptidase/permease/ATPase subunit yields the protein MASIKSWLQSKRQVRRVKTPTVIQLEAVECGAAALAMILAYHGRIVPLSELRSACGVSRDGSKASNILKAARDYGLKAKGFKKTMETVKQLPFPYIVFWNFNHYLVVEGMDDKRVYLNDPASGRRTVTLPEFDEAFTGVVLVLEPGDDFAKGGRKPSAIQALRSRLTGSYRDLAYCVLAGLFLVVPGIALPVASQLFVDQILVQGMHDWLRPLLIGIGVIALLKAGLTQLRIFYLRRLKLKLSVVHSSRFLQHLLHLPMDFYSQRYAGEVAGRIGMNDEVAGVLSGRLASSVIDTVMIVFYGALMFHYDPVLTGLVVASGGANLALLQWMGARRVEANQRVAQEYGKKMGVAMAGLQSIETLKASAAEADFFTRWAGYDAKVLEATQQTASQNMVLSLVPTLLSTLTTAALLIVGGLRVMEGHLSIGMLVAFQGMVGSFLGPINSLVGLGSAIQDLVSDLNRLDDVLDHQAAVPVGEKPLPGSDAFRLVGGLDITGLTFGYSRVADPLIADFALSLKPGQRVALVGGSGSGKSTVAKLVSGLYIPWEGEIRFDGVRREDWTPSVLTQSVATVDQEISLFAGSVRDNLTLWDPTVPEERLRQACEDAAIHDVILALPSGYDATLLEGGVNLSGGQRQRLEIARALVNDPAILVMDEATSALDAETERLIDANLRRRGCTCLIVAHRLSTVRDCDEIVVMEYGRIVERGTHEALIAKQGAYARLVKSDETTREEALS from the coding sequence GTGGCCTCTATTAAGTCCTGGCTCCAATCCAAGCGCCAGGTGCGCCGGGTCAAAACCCCCACCGTGATCCAGCTGGAGGCGGTGGAGTGCGGAGCGGCTGCCCTCGCCATGATCCTCGCCTACCACGGCCGGATCGTGCCGCTCAGCGAGCTGCGCAGCGCCTGCGGCGTCTCGCGCGACGGCAGCAAGGCGAGCAACATCCTCAAGGCGGCGCGGGACTACGGGCTCAAGGCCAAGGGCTTCAAGAAGACCATGGAAACGGTGAAGCAGCTGCCGTTCCCCTATATCGTCTTCTGGAACTTCAATCACTACCTGGTCGTGGAGGGGATGGACGACAAGCGCGTCTACCTGAACGACCCGGCGAGCGGTCGCCGCACCGTGACCCTTCCCGAGTTTGACGAGGCCTTCACCGGGGTCGTGCTCGTCCTCGAGCCCGGCGACGACTTCGCAAAGGGCGGCCGGAAGCCGAGCGCCATCCAGGCCCTGCGCAGCCGCCTCACGGGTTCGTACCGGGACCTCGCGTACTGTGTGCTCGCGGGCCTCTTCCTGGTGGTGCCGGGCATCGCCTTGCCAGTCGCCTCGCAGCTCTTCGTGGACCAGATTTTGGTCCAGGGGATGCACGACTGGCTGCGCCCCCTGCTCATCGGCATCGGGGTGATCGCCCTGCTCAAGGCGGGCCTCACGCAGCTGCGCATCTTCTACCTGCGCCGCCTCAAGCTGAAGCTCTCGGTCGTTCACTCCAGCCGCTTCTTGCAGCATTTGCTGCACCTGCCCATGGACTTCTACTCCCAGCGCTACGCGGGCGAGGTCGCGGGCCGCATCGGCATGAACGACGAGGTGGCAGGCGTCCTCTCGGGCCGGCTTGCGAGCTCGGTGATCGACACGGTCATGATCGTGTTCTACGGGGCGCTCATGTTCCACTACGACCCGGTCCTGACGGGGCTGGTGGTGGCCTCCGGCGGGGCCAACCTCGCCCTGCTCCAGTGGATGGGGGCCCGCCGCGTCGAAGCCAACCAGCGGGTGGCTCAGGAGTACGGCAAGAAGATGGGGGTCGCCATGGCCGGCCTCCAGTCCATCGAGACCCTCAAGGCCTCGGCGGCCGAGGCGGACTTCTTCACCCGCTGGGCGGGCTACGACGCCAAGGTGCTTGAGGCGACCCAGCAGACCGCTTCCCAGAACATGGTGCTCAGCCTGGTGCCTACCCTGCTCTCCACCCTGACCACCGCCGCCCTGCTCATCGTCGGCGGCTTGCGGGTCATGGAGGGTCACCTCAGCATCGGCATGCTGGTGGCCTTCCAGGGGATGGTCGGCAGCTTCCTCGGTCCCATCAACAGCCTGGTCGGGCTGGGCAGCGCCATCCAGGACCTGGTCAGCGACCTGAACCGCTTGGACGACGTGCTGGACCATCAGGCCGCCGTGCCCGTGGGCGAGAAGCCCCTGCCCGGTTCGGATGCCTTTCGCCTGGTGGGTGGGCTGGACATCACCGGCCTGACGTTCGGTTACAGCCGGGTGGCGGATCCCTTGATCGCGGATTTCGCGCTCTCGCTCAAGCCGGGCCAGCGGGTCGCCCTGGTCGGTGGCTCGGGCTCGGGCAAGTCCACCGTTGCCAAGCTGGTGAGCGGCCTGTACATCCCCTGGGAGGGCGAGATCCGCTTCGACGGAGTGCGGCGCGAGGACTGGACGCCTTCGGTCCTCACCCAGTCCGTCGCCACGGTGGACCAGGAGATTTCTTTGTTCGCCGGCTCGGTCCGCGACAACCTCACCCTGTGGGACCCCACGGTGCCCGAAGAGCGCCTGCGCCAGGCCTGTGAGGATGCGGCCATCCACGACGTGATCCTGGCGCTGCCCAGCGGGTACGACGCGACCCTCCTGGAGGGCGGGGTCAACCTTTCGGGCGGCCAGCGCCAGCGCCTCGAGATCGCCCGCGCCCTGGTCAACGACCCGGCCATCCTGGTGATGGACGAGGCCACCAGCGCCCTGGATGCCGAGACCGAGCGCCTCATCGATGCGAACCTGCGCCGCCGCGGCTGCACCTGCCTGATCGTCGCTCACCGCCTGAGCACGGTGCGCGACTGCGACGAGATCGTGGTCATGGAGTACGGCCGGATCGTCGAGCGCGGCACCCACGAGGCCCTCATCGCCAAGCAGGGCGCTTATGCGCGCCTGGTGAAGAGCGATGAGACCACCCGCGAGGAGGCCCTGTCATGA
- a CDS encoding NHLP bacteriocin export ABC transporter permease/ATPase subunit, producing MSDEHVVETEQRVVPAAQAEQDQQTAYARFVRRQRHDQEVMEKAIAQLASVLDARPGEVPVDGTPLYRAAFAVGAALGIAVKPPARWEDLGRLKDPIEAIARASRFRTRRVLLRGDWWNRDNGPLLAWSADGERPLALLPRTAGGYDCFDPAADERYSVTAEVVSGFGAHATMFYRPLPDTAVKAFDLLRLGMLASRRDMPVVILMAGIVALLGLVTPQATAFLIDHVIPDAQRSLITQVGLALGALALTQALFQLVQNVALLRAETLAESATEAAVWDRLLKLKLTFFRQYAAGELASRMSAIDQIRQLLTGSTVQALLAGVFSLASLVQLFGFNQKMALVALGVAVVSVAVTTLSGALVLRATRAIMQEGGKILGLVVGLIGGVAKIRTAGAESRAFAQWAKTYSGLTGLNFRAQRLQDRLSLFDELLPIASTLILFNGFGLMAKAAAADPGQGAVTAGTFIAFNAAFGSFVAGLTGIGSSVTSLMQVVSLWERAKPILEALPEVGPDKVDPGRLSGRIAFEHVSFRYTPEAPHVLRDVSLALNPGEFVALVGPSGSGKSSLFRLLLGFEEYESGKIALDGQDLRGLDLPAVRRQMGVVLQHGRLMAASIFENIANGALITQDEAWEAARNAGFADDVTAMPMGMHTVVSEGGGNLSGGQRQRLLIARALALKPRILLFDEATSALDSRTQAIVSESLERMNVTRLVIAHRLSTIRQADRIYVLEGGQVVQEGTFEALMAEEGMFSRLMTRQTT from the coding sequence ATGAGCGACGAGCACGTCGTGGAGACCGAACAGCGGGTGGTACCCGCTGCTCAGGCTGAGCAGGATCAGCAGACGGCTTACGCGCGCTTCGTGCGCCGCCAGCGTCACGACCAGGAGGTCATGGAGAAGGCGATCGCCCAGCTCGCCTCGGTGCTCGATGCGCGCCCCGGAGAGGTCCCGGTGGACGGCACCCCCCTCTACCGTGCTGCTTTCGCGGTCGGCGCCGCCCTCGGGATCGCCGTCAAGCCGCCTGCGCGCTGGGAGGACCTCGGCCGCCTCAAGGACCCGATCGAGGCGATCGCGCGGGCCTCTCGCTTCCGCACCCGGCGCGTCCTCTTGCGCGGGGACTGGTGGAACCGGGACAACGGGCCGTTGCTCGCCTGGAGCGCCGATGGCGAGCGGCCGCTCGCGCTCTTGCCGCGGACGGCGGGGGGCTACGACTGCTTCGACCCGGCCGCCGACGAACGATATTCCGTCACGGCCGAGGTGGTGAGCGGCTTCGGGGCGCATGCCACCATGTTCTACCGGCCGCTGCCCGACACCGCCGTCAAGGCCTTCGACCTCTTGCGCCTGGGGATGCTCGCCTCGCGGCGCGACATGCCGGTGGTCATCCTCATGGCGGGGATCGTGGCGCTCTTGGGGCTCGTCACGCCCCAGGCGACGGCCTTCTTGATCGATCACGTCATCCCCGACGCCCAGCGCAGCCTCATCACCCAGGTGGGCCTCGCCCTCGGGGCGCTGGCCTTGACCCAGGCTTTGTTTCAGCTGGTCCAGAACGTCGCCCTCTTGCGGGCCGAGACCCTCGCCGAGTCGGCCACCGAGGCCGCGGTTTGGGATCGGCTGCTCAAGCTCAAGCTCACCTTCTTTAGGCAGTACGCGGCCGGCGAGCTCGCCTCGCGCATGTCGGCCATCGACCAGATCCGTCAGCTGCTCACCGGATCCACCGTCCAGGCGCTGCTCGCGGGCGTCTTCTCGCTGGCGAGCCTGGTCCAGCTCTTCGGCTTCAACCAGAAGATGGCCCTGGTGGCCCTCGGGGTGGCGGTGGTCTCGGTCGCCGTCACCACCCTCTCGGGGGCGCTGGTGCTGCGGGCGACCCGGGCGATCATGCAGGAGGGCGGCAAGATCCTCGGCCTGGTGGTGGGCCTGATCGGAGGGGTCGCCAAGATCCGCACCGCCGGGGCCGAGTCCCGGGCCTTCGCGCAGTGGGCCAAGACCTACAGCGGCTTGACCGGGCTGAACTTCCGGGCGCAACGCCTCCAGGATCGCCTCAGCCTCTTCGATGAGCTGCTGCCGATCGCAAGCACCCTCATCTTGTTCAACGGCTTCGGTCTCATGGCCAAGGCGGCCGCCGCGGACCCCGGCCAGGGGGCCGTCACGGCGGGTACCTTCATCGCCTTCAACGCGGCCTTCGGCTCCTTCGTCGCGGGCCTGACGGGCATCGGCAGCTCGGTCACCTCCTTGATGCAGGTCGTCTCCCTGTGGGAGCGCGCCAAGCCGATCCTGGAGGCCCTTCCCGAGGTGGGTCCCGACAAGGTGGACCCGGGCCGCCTCTCGGGCCGGATCGCCTTCGAGCACGTCAGCTTCCGCTACACCCCCGAGGCCCCTCACGTGCTGCGCGACGTGAGCCTCGCGCTCAATCCGGGCGAGTTCGTCGCCCTGGTGGGCCCTTCGGGCAGCGGCAAGTCGTCCCTCTTCCGCCTCTTGCTTGGCTTCGAAGAGTACGAGTCGGGCAAGATCGCCCTCGACGGCCAGGACCTCCGGGGCCTCGACCTGCCGGCGGTGCGTCGGCAGATGGGGGTGGTGCTCCAGCACGGCCGCCTGATGGCCGCCTCGATCTTCGAGAACATCGCCAACGGCGCGCTCATCACCCAGGACGAGGCATGGGAGGCCGCGCGCAACGCGGGCTTCGCCGACGACGTGACGGCCATGCCCATGGGCATGCACACCGTGGTCAGTGAAGGGGGCGGCAACCTCTCGGGGGGCCAGCGCCAGCGTCTCTTGATCGCCCGCGCCCTCGCTCTCAAGCCGCGCATCCTGCTCTTCGACGAGGCCACCAGCGCCCTGGACAGCCGGACCCAGGCCATCGTCAGCGAAAGCCTGGAGCGCATGAACGTGACGCGGCTCGTCATTGCCCACCGTCTCAGCACCATCCGCCAGGCCGATCGCATCTACGTGCTGGAGGGCGGCCAGGTGGTGCAGGAAGGCACCTTCGAGGCGCTCATGGCCGAGGAGGGGATGTTCTCGCGCCTCATGACGAGGCAAACCACCTGA
- a CDS encoding carboxypeptidase regulatory-like domain-containing protein, with protein sequence MTSRHFFAALLLVPVLAQPALAEQAVSGQVLDPQGRPVPNVFVRQEGAIVAGFTDANGRFSLVLVPEGLQFLVFSAEGYQLERKPVASVRKVSLKPVEAYLPQYRPLLSTLSTKPSVPPLDTQLQLAYQAGSFSSAFAGNRLSGTLDNQLSLSGQVRLDGWLLGGAFERFKAALSMPSLPAVDAAGLAPEESTYRLRLGHALGGGAWEIAPSLSFVNSNVAATNLPVSGTPYDYAHDRRGLGFEMPFAWGLSDRLDLVGTLAYYPALSFNAARAPYAVAGTRLWEGAIGLGYALTPALRLEGRYRHQAWGGDLAIDRDDVALGVTFRPERSQP encoded by the coding sequence ATGACTTCACGCCACTTCTTCGCCGCGCTCTTGCTCGTTCCGGTTCTCGCTCAGCCCGCTCTTGCCGAGCAGGCCGTGAGCGGCCAGGTCCTCGATCCGCAGGGCCGCCCGGTGCCGAACGTCTTCGTTCGCCAAGAGGGCGCCATCGTCGCCGGCTTCACCGACGCGAACGGTCGCTTCAGCCTGGTGCTCGTCCCGGAGGGGCTGCAATTTCTCGTCTTCTCGGCCGAGGGTTACCAGCTCGAACGCAAGCCGGTGGCTAGCGTCCGCAAGGTCTCGCTGAAGCCGGTCGAGGCGTACCTCCCGCAGTACCGGCCCCTGCTCTCCACGCTATCGACCAAGCCGTCAGTGCCGCCGCTCGATACCCAGCTCCAGCTCGCATACCAGGCGGGATCCTTTTCGAGCGCCTTCGCGGGCAACCGCCTCTCGGGCACCCTGGACAACCAGCTTTCGCTTTCGGGGCAAGTCCGGCTCGATGGTTGGCTGCTCGGCGGGGCGTTCGAGCGCTTCAAGGCGGCCTTGAGCATGCCTTCGCTGCCTGCTGTGGATGCGGCGGGCCTTGCGCCCGAGGAGAGCACCTACCGCCTTCGCCTGGGCCATGCGCTGGGCGGCGGAGCCTGGGAGATCGCCCCGAGCCTTTCGTTCGTGAACAGCAACGTGGCGGCGACGAACTTGCCCGTGAGCGGCACGCCCTACGACTACGCCCACGATCGCCGGGGGCTCGGCTTCGAGATGCCCTTCGCCTGGGGGCTGAGCGATCGCCTGGATCTGGTCGGAACCCTCGCTTACTATCCCGCCCTCTCCTTCAACGCGGCGCGCGCCCCTTACGCGGTGGCGGGCACGCGCCTGTGGGAAGGGGCGATCGGCCTCGGGTACGCCCTCACGCCCGCGCTGCGCCTCGAAGGGCGCTACCGCCACCAGGCCTGGGGCGGGGATCTGGCGATCGATCGCGACGACGTGGCCCTCGGCGTGACCTTCAGGCCCGAGCGGAGCCAGCCATGA
- a CDS encoding TolC family protein → MNGRYGARALAFGLCWALMAPSAQAQVLTLKEAVAIATRTHPSIEAARLGIDQAQAAVREARTGLQPTLSLSGGFNRADVAGVPQRTASPQSPYGFQLQLSAVQPLYDGQRTASAVRLADLSEQLAAVEQRGTRRKVAYETALAYFAVLQAESMRDAARINVEQAKEQLTLAELRSQGQVGTRLEVLQAQTSVAIAQEGFLQAVNQLRQARQTLESHLGGSVADLSVDPMTQLKHLAYAPEQIAQALDGRPEVAQAILSREAQTETARQRARTTWPTVSAIGDVTTAPGGGTQQTIAASLAWNFFDSGRTTMQVQQAQLGAERAEASLAATRRAAALEIQTTAQALQSAQERVAVTQQGLQAAIEGLKLAKVRFNAGVGTGLEVTSALSSLSQAQSAYIQGSYEVKTYQLRLAQALGLEFEDLIP, encoded by the coding sequence ATGAACGGGCGGTATGGCGCGCGAGCCCTCGCCTTCGGTCTTTGCTGGGCCTTGATGGCGCCGAGCGCCCAGGCTCAGGTCCTGACCCTCAAGGAGGCCGTGGCGATCGCAACCCGCACCCACCCCTCGATCGAGGCGGCGCGCCTCGGGATCGACCAGGCGCAGGCGGCGGTTCGCGAGGCGCGGACGGGCTTGCAGCCTACCTTGTCCCTCTCTGGGGGCTTCAACCGGGCGGACGTGGCGGGGGTGCCCCAGCGGACCGCCTCGCCCCAGAGCCCCTACGGCTTCCAGCTCCAGCTCAGCGCGGTGCAGCCGCTCTACGATGGTCAGCGGACCGCATCGGCCGTGCGCCTTGCGGATCTTTCCGAGCAACTCGCCGCGGTGGAGCAGCGCGGGACCCGGCGCAAGGTCGCCTACGAGACGGCGCTCGCCTATTTCGCGGTCCTGCAGGCGGAGAGCATGCGGGACGCGGCGCGGATCAACGTCGAGCAGGCCAAGGAGCAGTTGACCCTTGCGGAGCTTCGCTCGCAGGGGCAGGTGGGCACGCGCCTCGAGGTGCTGCAGGCCCAGACGTCGGTTGCAATCGCGCAGGAGGGCTTTCTCCAGGCGGTCAATCAGCTGCGTCAGGCGCGCCAGACTCTGGAGAGCCATCTCGGGGGAAGCGTGGCGGATCTGAGCGTCGATCCCATGACCCAGCTCAAGCACCTGGCGTATGCCCCCGAGCAGATCGCTCAGGCCCTCGATGGGCGCCCCGAGGTGGCGCAGGCGATCCTCTCGCGCGAGGCGCAAACGGAAACGGCCCGTCAGCGCGCGCGCACCACCTGGCCCACCGTCAGCGCCATCGGTGACGTGACGACCGCACCCGGCGGCGGGACGCAGCAGACGATCGCAGCCTCGCTCGCCTGGAACTTCTTCGACAGCGGGCGCACGACAATGCAGGTGCAGCAGGCGCAACTCGGGGCCGAGCGGGCGGAGGCCTCGCTCGCAGCAACCCGCCGCGCGGCGGCCCTCGAGATCCAGACGACCGCTCAGGCCCTACAGTCTGCCCAGGAGCGCGTGGCCGTGACTCAGCAGGGCCTCCAGGCGGCGATCGAGGGCCTCAAGCTCGCCAAGGTGCGTTTCAACGCGGGGGTGGGGACGGGCCTCGAGGTGACCAGCGCCCTCTCCTCCTTGAGCCAGGCGCAGAGCGCCTACATCCAAGGCTCGTACGAGGTCAAGACCTACCAGCTCAGGCTCGCACAGGCCCTCGGCCTGGAATTTGAAGACCTCATCCCCTGA